In Cicer arietinum cultivar CDC Frontier isolate Library 1 chromosome 7, Cicar.CDCFrontier_v2.0, whole genome shotgun sequence, a single window of DNA contains:
- the LOC101493142 gene encoding agamous-like MADS-box protein AGL62, with translation MVSSNGNSTTTKPKRKIDIKKIEQLNKLQVSFSKRKLRLFNKVTELSIMCQAKTAMIITSPNEKLYACGYPNSDSVINQFIASENNVVIDNEKKKQDEEIFETLRFQYEELQEKLKEEKNILLKERNKGDACFTSWWNHSIDDMSFESLEKFKNSLENLKLNIVTALEEKRVNSIYSTQPHQERIKLLKS, from the coding sequence atgGTTTCTTCAAATGGAAACAGCACAACAACAAAACCCAAGAGAAAAATTGACATCAAGAAAATAGAACAATTGAACAAGTTACAAGTGAGCTTCTCAAAACGTAAATTAAGACTCTTCAACAAAGTTACCGAACTATCCATTATGTGTCAGGCAAAAACCGCAATGATCATCACTTCACCAAACGAAAAACTCTATGCATGTGGTTATCCAAATTCTGACTCCGTCATTAACCAATTTATCGCTTCGGAAAACAACGTTGTTATCGacaacgaaaaaaaaaaacaagatgaGGAAATATTTGAAACACTAAGGTTTCAATACGAGGAACTTCAAGAAAAGTTGAAAGAAGagaagaatattttattaaaagagagaaataaaggtGATGCATGTTTTACTTCTTGGTGGAATCATTCTATTGATGATATGTCTTTTGAATCTCTTGAAAAATTTAAGAACTCTTTAGAAAATTTGAAGCTTAATATAGTTACAGctttagaagaaaaaagagtTAACTCGATCTATTCAACTCAACCACACCAAGAACGTATCAAGCTATTAAAATCTTGA